The following proteins are encoded in a genomic region of Oncorhynchus masou masou isolate Uvic2021 chromosome 32, UVic_Omas_1.1, whole genome shotgun sequence:
- the LOC135525702 gene encoding calmodulin-1 produces MADQLTEEQIAEFKEAFSLFDKDGDGTITTKELGTVMRSLGQNPTEAELQDMINEVDADGNGTIDFPEFLTMMARKMKDTDSEEEIREAFRVFDKDGNGYISAAELRHVMTNLGEKLTDEEVDEMIREADIDGDGQVNYEEFVQMMTAK; encoded by the exons AGTTCAAGGAGGCATTCTCCTTGTTCGATAAGGATGGCGATGGCACCATCACAACCAAAGAGCTGGGCACTGTGATGAGGTCGCTGGGACAGAACCCCACAGAGGCTGAGCTGCAGGACATGATCAACGAGGTCGATGCTGATG GCAATGGAACCATTGACTTCCCAGAGTTCCTTACAATGATGGCCAGGAAAATGAAGGACACAGACAGCGAGGAGGAGATTCGCGAGGCGTTCCGGGTATTCGACAAG GATGGGAATGGttacattagtgcagcagagcTCCGTCATGTCATGACAAACCTGGGAGAGAAGTTAACAGACGAGGAGGTCGATGAGATGATCAGAGAAGCCGACATCGACGGAGACGGACAGGTCAACTATGAAG AATTTGTACAAATGATGACAGCAAAATGA